From a single Paenibacillus sp. FSL R5-0345 genomic region:
- a CDS encoding TIGR01440 family protein, whose protein sequence is MDEVVDLSLTEATVTVLKELAEAGNLGSGKVVVVGVSTSEVAGVRIGTGGALEVAQQLLEGVRLVAAEKGFHPVYQCCEHLNRALVMERSLLESLGLKEVSAVPIPGAGGSMAAAAYRSMKDPVLAETIEAHAGLDIGETLIGMHLRRVAVPFRPTLRYIGAARVNAAWTRPPLIGGERAVYRAPEQSGLQSCD, encoded by the coding sequence ATGGACGAAGTTGTGGATCTATCTTTAACTGAAGCCACCGTCACTGTGTTAAAGGAGTTGGCGGAAGCTGGTAACCTTGGATCAGGTAAAGTTGTTGTCGTTGGAGTTAGCACAAGTGAGGTCGCTGGTGTCCGAATTGGAACCGGTGGTGCGCTTGAAGTCGCACAGCAATTGCTCGAAGGGGTCCGTTTGGTCGCAGCGGAAAAAGGATTTCATCCCGTTTATCAGTGCTGCGAGCATCTGAATCGTGCGCTTGTAATGGAACGCTCTTTGTTAGAGTCGCTTGGGTTAAAAGAAGTTTCAGCTGTACCCATACCGGGGGCTGGAGGTTCGATGGCGGCTGCTGCCTATCGCTCTATGAAAGATCCTGTTTTGGCGGAAACAATAGAAGCGCACGCGGGTTTAGACATTGGTGAGACGCTTATAGGGATGCATTTACGCCGGGTAGCGGTTCCATTTCGACCGACCTTACGCTACATTGGAGCAGCTAGGGTGAATGCAGCCTGGACCAGACCCCCTCTTATTGGCGGCGAGCGTGCTGTTTATCGAGCTCCAGAGCAGAGTGGTTTACAGAGTTGTGATTAA
- the spoIIR gene encoding stage II sporulation protein R: MNDNHMDKRDSLRVTFKYTAILICFFMIVIMAWEGQKTDAAVAEVTIPQDSIRLRILANSDGTQDQLVKRQIRDTIVEQMNQWVTALEDPQSLEQARALIRTHLPELNALVGSELEKRGIQYSYKVELGVVPFPTKLYGGTVYPAGEYEAVRVTLGEGKGQNWWCVLFPPLCFIDAGSGDAAAPAPNKGAKTVSAAGTDSGVKVQPAVGTAVQADSSAKDAAAADSAEPEVRFFVWELLQNLWNWISGLWS, from the coding sequence ATGAACGATAATCATATGGATAAAAGAGATTCCTTACGTGTAACTTTTAAGTATACTGCCATTTTAATTTGTTTTTTTATGATTGTTATCATGGCCTGGGAGGGTCAAAAAACCGATGCGGCAGTAGCCGAAGTAACCATTCCACAGGATTCTATCCGGCTGCGTATTTTGGCGAATTCGGACGGAACACAAGATCAGCTAGTGAAACGGCAAATCCGTGATACCATCGTGGAGCAAATGAACCAGTGGGTTACTGCACTGGAGGATCCGCAGAGTTTAGAACAGGCACGCGCTTTAATTAGAACCCATCTGCCAGAGCTTAATGCACTGGTTGGCTCGGAGCTGGAGAAACGTGGTATTCAATACTCCTATAAAGTGGAGCTCGGAGTGGTTCCTTTTCCGACTAAATTATACGGCGGCACAGTTTATCCGGCTGGAGAGTACGAGGCTGTACGGGTTACGTTAGGTGAAGGGAAGGGTCAGAACTGGTGGTGTGTACTGTTTCCACCGCTGTGCTTTATCGATGCAGGCTCCGGAGATGCGGCAGCACCTGCTCCTAACAAAGGGGCGAAGACTGTCTCGGCTGCTGGGACAGATAGCGGAGTTAAGGTGCAACCAGCAGTAGGAACAGCTGTACAAGCAGATTCTTCGGCAAAGGATGCAGCGGCAGCGGATTCTGCAGAGCCAGAGGTGCGGTTCTTCGTTTGGGAGCTGCTGCAAAATCTTTGGAACTGGATTTCGGGATTATGGTCGTAA
- the wecB gene encoding non-hydrolyzing UDP-N-acetylglucosamine 2-epimerase: MSKIKVMTVFGVRPEAIKMAPLVLELEKHPEHIESIVCVTAQHRELLDQVLEVFKITPDYDLDVMKDRQTLNEITIRVLEGLEPVLKEVKPDIVLVHGDTLTTFLASYASFLQQIQVGHVEAGLRTWNKLSPYPEEMNRQLTGVLADLHFAPTDWSASNLKHENKKESSIYITGNTVTDVFQYTVQPDYRHPVLDFASGKRLILMTAHRRESQGEPHRNIFRAVKRIADEFEDVAIVYPVHPSPAVKEPAHEILGGHPRIKLIDPLDVVDLHNFYPHTHLILTDSGGLQEEAPSYGVPVLVLRDTTERPEGIDAGTLELVGTDEEKVYERTHALLTDNELYQSMSRAANPYGDGKASRRIVNAILHHFGVNKERPEEFHRMFTKNK; encoded by the coding sequence ATGTCCAAAATTAAAGTGATGACTGTTTTCGGAGTGCGCCCCGAGGCGATCAAGATGGCTCCTCTAGTTCTTGAACTAGAGAAGCATCCTGAGCATATCGAATCAATTGTTTGTGTAACAGCACAGCATAGAGAACTCCTTGACCAAGTGTTGGAAGTGTTTAAGATCACTCCTGATTACGATCTGGATGTGATGAAAGACCGTCAGACGCTGAATGAGATTACTATTCGTGTGCTTGAAGGCTTGGAGCCTGTACTGAAAGAGGTTAAGCCTGATATCGTACTGGTGCATGGGGACACATTAACAACGTTCCTTGCGAGCTATGCCTCCTTCCTGCAGCAAATTCAGGTTGGGCACGTAGAAGCAGGACTTCGGACATGGAACAAACTGTCTCCTTATCCTGAGGAAATGAACCGTCAACTAACAGGTGTATTGGCCGATCTGCATTTTGCTCCGACCGATTGGTCAGCTAGCAATTTGAAACACGAGAACAAAAAAGAATCAAGTATTTATATCACAGGCAACACCGTAACCGATGTGTTTCAATATACCGTACAGCCGGATTATCGGCATCCTGTTTTGGATTTTGCTTCAGGAAAAAGACTTATTTTGATGACTGCTCACCGCAGAGAATCGCAAGGTGAACCGCATCGTAATATCTTCCGAGCTGTTAAAAGAATCGCTGATGAATTCGAAGATGTAGCCATTGTTTATCCTGTGCATCCGAGTCCTGCTGTTAAGGAACCTGCACATGAAATTCTTGGTGGACATCCAAGAATTAAGCTGATTGATCCGCTGGATGTCGTGGATTTGCATAATTTTTATCCGCATACCCACTTGATTTTAACCGATTCCGGCGGTTTGCAAGAGGAAGCTCCTTCATATGGAGTTCCCGTCCTTGTGCTTCGTGATACGACGGAGCGTCCTGAAGGGATAGATGCTGGAACGCTGGAGCTTGTGGGCACGGACGAGGAGAAGGTGTATGAACGGACACATGCTCTTTTGACTGATAATGAGCTCTATCAGTCGATGAGTCGGGCCGCCAACCCGTACGGAGATGGCAAAGCCTCCCGACGAATTGTCAATGCGATTTTGCACCATTTCGGTGTAAATAAGGAACGTCCTGAAGAGTTTCACAGAATGTTCACAAAAAATAAATAA
- the atpF gene encoding F0F1 ATP synthase subunit B, with the protein MEIVWTNIVFSIVAFGILYFLLSKYAFSKLFAVMEKRRELVMQQMDEAAKTREQAVAYVEEQKQALNSARQEAQQIIQQSQITSNQQVEQALAQAKVEAARVKEEAVRDIENEKNKAVEELRSEIGTASVRIASKLLKKEVSASSEQEQLVNQYLNEVGGRS; encoded by the coding sequence GTGGAAATTGTTTGGACAAACATCGTATTTTCAATTGTAGCCTTTGGGATTCTATATTTCTTGCTCAGTAAGTATGCGTTCAGCAAATTGTTCGCAGTGATGGAGAAGCGCCGTGAGCTGGTAATGCAGCAAATGGATGAAGCTGCGAAGACTAGAGAGCAAGCGGTCGCGTATGTGGAAGAGCAGAAGCAAGCGCTGAACAGTGCACGCCAGGAAGCTCAACAGATTATTCAACAATCGCAAATTACTAGTAATCAACAGGTAGAACAAGCTTTGGCGCAAGCTAAAGTTGAAGCTGCACGCGTCAAAGAAGAGGCCGTGCGCGATATCGAGAACGAGAAGAATAAAGCAGTGGAAGAGTTGCGCAGCGAAATTGGAACGGCATCTGTTCGTATTGCTTCTAAACTTCTTAAGAAAGAAGTTAGCGCTAGCAGTGAGCAGGAGCAGCTTGTGAACCAATACCTCAATGAGGTAGGAGGCCGATCATGA
- a CDS encoding ATP synthase subunit I yields the protein MDNMTPMINTVTRVTLVLMAGLLMGWALHHETRETTLGMTLGLVAGLVNFRYLAVKVRRVTQSIASNEGNAFSLGFVTRISFAILVTMFAVKIEHFSLVATVSGVFIPQLLAIPAGIYLSVKNKL from the coding sequence ATGGATAATATGACTCCCATGATCAATACCGTCACTAGAGTTACGCTCGTCCTTATGGCAGGACTCTTAATGGGCTGGGCGCTTCATCATGAGACCAGGGAGACTACGCTGGGCATGACTCTGGGTCTGGTGGCGGGATTGGTAAACTTTCGTTATCTGGCCGTCAAGGTTCGACGGGTAACGCAGTCGATTGCGAGCAACGAAGGGAATGCCTTCAGCCTCGGTTTTGTTACACGGATTAGCTTTGCAATTTTGGTCACCATGTTCGCGGTCAAAATTGAGCATTTCTCCCTGGTAGCAACTGTTTCGGGCGTATTCATTCCTCAGCTTCTCGCCATTCCTGCGGGGATATATCTGAGTGTGAAGAACAAACTTTAA
- a CDS encoding low molecular weight protein arginine phosphatase, translating to MLHILFVCTGNTCRSPMAEGLLRKLAKERGIDLEVRSAGVSAISGTSISRHAAAILQEEGIHDHLESSQLTGQSVAWADLVLTLTSGHKQHLLQYFPDAVTKTYTLKEYVHNEEAVTEDIKELDSLYADAELSIALGGEPNATDLQRMIEIRQRIPSFDISDPFGGTREDYELTAAEIRTALFSLLDKLESLRHM from the coding sequence ATGCTGCATATTTTATTCGTCTGCACCGGTAATACATGCCGTAGTCCTATGGCTGAGGGGCTTTTACGAAAGCTCGCGAAGGAACGTGGAATCGACCTGGAAGTGCGGTCTGCAGGTGTATCCGCCATTTCCGGCACTTCTATATCGAGACATGCTGCAGCTATTTTGCAGGAAGAAGGCATTCATGATCATTTGGAGTCGTCGCAATTAACAGGGCAATCCGTTGCTTGGGCCGATCTTGTGCTGACCCTGACCAGTGGACATAAGCAGCATTTGCTACAGTATTTTCCGGATGCCGTAACCAAAACATACACATTGAAGGAATATGTGCATAACGAAGAAGCTGTGACTGAGGATATTAAGGAATTGGACAGCCTATATGCAGATGCTGAGTTGAGTATTGCTCTAGGCGGTGAACCCAACGCAACGGATCTGCAGCGAATGATTGAAATCCGCCAACGGATTCCGAGCTTTGATATTTCCGATCCTTTTGGGGGTACACGTGAGGATTATGAGCTTACTGCTGCTGAAATTCGCACTGCGCTGTTTAGTTTGCTAGATAAACTGGAATCTTTACGCCATATGTAA
- a CDS encoding L-threonylcarbamoyladenylate synthase, which yields MNEPNDPLFAVQRRSENRDETVYWELDLLEHTAPDSDVLQPSEENKLAIVEAAAMLREGGTVAFPTETVYGLGADARNTAAVEAVFAAKGRPSDNPLIVHIADSGALEELVTEVHPTAAALMDAYWPGPLTVVLPVRAGVLSPCVTAGLDTVGVRMPDHPVALALISAAGCPVAAPSANRSGRPSPTLASHVMEDLSGYIDGVLDGGAAGVGLESTVVQVQPDGRVAVLRPGGITSEQLAAVVGAEAIAAEPAAVKEFGTSEAVEVPEGTAPKEHSGAEAADSSAPRAPGMKYTHYAPRGWLGVVRGSSPQRVAEEAASLLQAAQLSGEVTGLLLFEEHKPFYPADPAACVLSLGSLSSPEEGARSLYAALRRFDEAGATYILAEACPYTGLGAAIMNRLMKAAGGSVIDAG from the coding sequence ATGAATGAACCAAACGATCCTTTATTCGCTGTTCAGCGGAGGAGTGAAAATAGGGATGAGACTGTTTATTGGGAGCTGGATTTGTTGGAACATACAGCTCCGGATTCAGATGTGCTTCAGCCAAGCGAAGAGAATAAGCTAGCTATAGTGGAGGCGGCAGCCATGCTTCGCGAAGGAGGAACGGTTGCTTTTCCAACCGAAACGGTCTACGGACTCGGAGCAGATGCACGGAATACAGCAGCGGTTGAGGCTGTTTTTGCGGCAAAAGGGCGACCGTCTGACAATCCCTTAATCGTGCACATTGCCGATTCAGGTGCTTTGGAAGAGTTGGTTACAGAAGTGCATCCTACGGCTGCAGCGTTGATGGATGCATATTGGCCTGGACCGCTGACAGTTGTGCTTCCTGTTCGTGCGGGTGTTTTGTCGCCTTGTGTGACGGCAGGCTTGGACACGGTGGGTGTACGTATGCCTGACCATCCGGTAGCTTTGGCGCTGATCAGTGCAGCGGGCTGTCCTGTTGCGGCACCAAGCGCTAACCGTTCGGGTCGTCCGAGTCCGACCTTAGCTTCGCATGTGATGGAAGATTTGTCCGGATATATCGATGGTGTTCTTGATGGCGGCGCCGCGGGAGTTGGACTGGAGTCAACCGTAGTGCAGGTGCAGCCGGATGGAAGGGTTGCCGTGCTGCGCCCCGGCGGAATTACTTCAGAGCAGTTGGCTGCTGTAGTAGGGGCAGAAGCAATTGCTGCTGAGCCAGCTGCGGTTAAGGAATTTGGAACTTCCGAAGCGGTGGAAGTTCCAGAGGGCACTGCACCGAAGGAACATTCCGGTGCAGAAGCTGCCGACAGCTCGGCGCCGCGCGCGCCGGGCATGAAGTACACGCACTACGCGCCGCGCGGCTGGCTCGGTGTAGTGCGCGGATCTTCCCCGCAACGTGTTGCGGAAGAAGCCGCGAGTCTACTTCAGGCGGCGCAACTGAGCGGCGAAGTGACGGGCTTACTCCTCTTCGAGGAGCATAAGCCCTTCTATCCCGCCGATCCTGCCGCCTGCGTTCTCTCCCTCGGCTCGTTATCCTCGCCGGAGGAAGGTGCACGCTCCCTATATGCCGCGCTGCGGCGCTTCGATGAAGCGGGAGCGACTTACATCTTGGCCGAGGCTTGTCCGTATACGGGCCTCGGCGCTGCCATTATGAACCGGCTTATGAAAGCCGCCGGTGGTTCCGTGATTGACGCCGGATAG
- the glyA gene encoding serine hydroxymethyltransferase, protein MEQLRKSDPAVLEAMELELKRQRANIELIASENIVSEAVMEAMGSVLTNKYAEGYPGKRYYGGCEDVDIVENLARDRAKELFGAEHVNVQPHSGAQANMAVYLAALNPGDTVLGMNLAHGGHLTHGSPVNASGLLYNFVAYGVQEDTFLIDYDEVRKAAFKHRPKLIVAGASAYPRIIDFEKLGAIANDVGALFMVDMAHIAGLVAAGLHPSPVPHAHFVTTTTHKTLRGPRGGMIMCRQPWAAAIDKAVFPGSQGGPLMHVIASKAVAFGEALQPSFKTYAENVVKNANVLAETLISEGVNIVSGGTDNHLMLLDTRNLNITGKDAEKVLDSIGITVNKNAIPFDPTSPFVTSGIRIGTPAVTSRGMDEQAMVVIGRIIANVLKNPKDEAKLAEAARQVADLTDQYPLYPELKY, encoded by the coding sequence ATGGAACAATTACGTAAGAGTGACCCGGCAGTACTGGAAGCGATGGAACTGGAACTGAAACGTCAACGTGCCAACATTGAGCTTATTGCCTCAGAGAATATCGTTAGCGAAGCCGTAATGGAAGCTATGGGCTCGGTGCTTACGAATAAATATGCAGAGGGCTATCCAGGCAAACGTTATTATGGTGGCTGTGAAGATGTAGATATCGTTGAGAATTTAGCTCGTGATCGTGCAAAAGAATTGTTTGGTGCGGAGCATGTTAACGTACAACCGCACTCCGGAGCACAAGCGAATATGGCTGTTTATTTGGCGGCGCTAAACCCGGGTGACACTGTTCTTGGTATGAACTTGGCGCATGGCGGACATTTAACGCACGGTAGTCCAGTCAATGCTTCCGGATTGCTGTATAACTTTGTTGCCTATGGTGTGCAAGAAGATACTTTCCTGATTGATTATGATGAAGTACGTAAAGCAGCCTTTAAGCACCGTCCTAAATTGATTGTTGCTGGTGCAAGTGCGTATCCACGGATTATTGATTTCGAAAAACTTGGTGCTATTGCCAATGATGTCGGCGCTCTGTTTATGGTAGATATGGCCCATATCGCAGGTCTTGTTGCTGCTGGCCTTCATCCAAGCCCGGTACCTCATGCTCATTTTGTTACAACTACTACACACAAGACTTTACGCGGTCCTCGCGGAGGTATGATTATGTGCAGACAGCCATGGGCTGCTGCGATCGATAAAGCTGTATTCCCTGGTTCCCAAGGCGGACCACTGATGCATGTCATTGCGTCAAAAGCAGTTGCGTTTGGTGAAGCCTTGCAGCCTTCCTTTAAGACTTATGCTGAGAATGTAGTGAAGAATGCAAATGTTCTTGCGGAGACGCTGATTAGCGAAGGGGTTAACATTGTATCCGGTGGTACGGATAACCACTTGATGTTGCTTGATACCCGTAACCTGAACATTACCGGAAAAGATGCGGAAAAAGTACTAGATTCCATCGGAATCACCGTGAATAAAAACGCAATTCCATTTGATCCTACGAGTCCTTTTGTAACTAGTGGTATTCGTATTGGTACACCTGCAGTCACTTCCCGTGGTATGGACGAGCAAGCAATGGTAGTTATTGGCCGCATTATTGCTAATGTTCTGAAGAATCCTAAGGACGAAGCGAAATTGGCAGAGGCAGCTCGTCAAGTTGCTGATTTGACAGACCAGTACCCACTTTATCCGGAACTGAAATACTAG
- the atpE gene encoding F0F1 ATP synthase subunit C gives MEFLAAAIAVGLGALGAGLGNGMIVSRTVESIARQPEARNALQTTMFIGVGIVEVIPLAATVIAFLIMFS, from the coding sequence ATGGAATTTTTAGCAGCAGCAATAGCGGTTGGATTGGGTGCACTTGGCGCAGGTCTTGGTAACGGTATGATCGTTAGTAGAACAGTTGAGTCCATCGCTCGTCAGCCAGAAGCTCGTAATGCCCTACAAACAACAATGTTTATCGGTGTAGGTATCGTCGAAGTTATTCCGTTGGCAGCAACAGTTATCGCATTCCTGATCATGTTTTCTTAA
- a CDS encoding F0F1 ATP synthase subunit delta, producing the protein MSRDTVVAKRYAKALYSAAVEKGITLEVEEQLKAVVEVLHSDLEVQRFILAPRISESDKLKVLRTALQDKLSPIVMNIVELLVERGRTDIFAELLDTYIKIEGDALGIGDAKVYSVYSLSEEEQAAVAAEFGQLVNRKIRVTNVVDPSLLGGLKVYIGDTLYDGSLSSKLERLEKSFNDKHRR; encoded by the coding sequence ATGAGCCGCGATACGGTAGTTGCCAAGCGCTACGCTAAAGCATTGTACAGTGCAGCGGTAGAGAAGGGGATTACCCTTGAAGTAGAAGAACAGCTCAAGGCAGTGGTCGAAGTATTACACTCAGACCTAGAGGTACAGCGGTTTATTCTTGCACCACGTATCTCGGAGTCCGACAAGCTGAAAGTGCTGCGCACAGCACTTCAAGATAAGCTCTCTCCTATCGTGATGAACATTGTAGAACTGTTAGTAGAGCGGGGCAGAACCGATATTTTTGCCGAACTGCTGGATACGTATATCAAGATTGAAGGAGACGCTCTTGGCATTGGTGATGCTAAGGTATACTCCGTTTATTCTTTAAGTGAAGAAGAACAAGCGGCTGTAGCTGCAGAATTTGGCCAGCTCGTAAACCGTAAAATCCGGGTTACGAATGTGGTAGATCCAAGCCTGCTGGGAGGACTGAAAGTTTATATCGGCGATACGCTGTATGACGGCAGTCTGTCTAGTAAATTGGAACGTCTCGAGAAATCCTTTAATGATAAGCATAGAAGATAG
- a CDS encoding manganese efflux pump MntP, with translation MGIGDVYAGWGQTVTIAIMAIALGMDAFSLGVGIGMKGIRLLHVLQMSVLIAFFHMLMPLLGLLTGSYVGQLLGQVTTYAAGGLLVLLGGHMVYNSFRPEVVGTRAMNHRTLWGMLLLSLSVSVDSFSVGVSLGMFVNGVLLTILAFGVCGGLMSIVGLLLGRHVSRGLGDYGEALGGAILLGFGLLFIF, from the coding sequence ATGGGCATAGGAGATGTATATGCCGGTTGGGGGCAGACGGTTACCATTGCCATAATGGCGATTGCATTAGGAATGGATGCTTTTTCGCTCGGTGTAGGTATCGGGATGAAGGGGATTCGTCTGTTGCATGTTCTGCAAATGAGTGTGCTCATTGCTTTTTTTCATATGCTGATGCCTCTTCTGGGTTTATTAACGGGAAGTTATGTCGGGCAGTTGCTAGGTCAAGTAACGACTTATGCCGCCGGAGGACTTCTTGTGCTGTTAGGCGGACATATGGTGTATAACTCCTTTCGTCCGGAAGTAGTAGGTACGCGAGCTATGAATCACCGAACCTTATGGGGAATGCTGCTTCTTTCACTCAGTGTGAGTGTGGACTCTTTTTCTGTTGGGGTATCCTTAGGGATGTTTGTAAATGGTGTCCTTCTGACCATACTAGCTTTCGGTGTCTGTGGAGGTCTGATGTCGATTGTAGGCTTACTTCTTGGGCGGCATGTCAGTCGTGGGCTCGGGGATTATGGGGAAGCGCTGGGCGGGGCTATTTTATTGGGGTTTGGCTTGCTATTCATCTTTTGA
- the upp gene encoding uracil phosphoribosyltransferase: protein MGKLVICDHPLIQHKLTFIRDVRTNTKDFREHVDEVATLMAYEITRDIPLETITVQTPVTETESKVISGRMLGLIPILRAGLGMLEGVLKLLPAAKVGHVGLFRDPDTLQPVEYYIKLPTDVQERELIVIDPMLATGGSAIAAITSLKKRGCTQIKMMNLIAAPEGVAAVQEAHPDVDIYVAALDDHLNEHGYIVPGLGDAGDRLYGTK from the coding sequence ATGGGAAAATTGGTGATTTGCGATCATCCTTTAATTCAACACAAACTAACATTTATTCGCGATGTAAGAACAAACACAAAGGATTTTAGAGAGCATGTTGATGAAGTTGCCACATTGATGGCTTATGAGATTACACGTGATATTCCTCTAGAGACCATTACGGTACAGACACCGGTCACTGAAACGGAAAGTAAAGTGATTTCGGGAAGAATGCTTGGGCTTATTCCTATTCTTCGTGCGGGCCTAGGGATGCTTGAGGGCGTTCTGAAGCTTCTCCCTGCTGCTAAAGTAGGACATGTTGGCTTGTTCCGTGATCCGGACACACTTCAACCGGTTGAGTATTACATTAAGCTTCCTACAGACGTACAGGAACGCGAGCTAATCGTAATCGATCCAATGCTGGCTACAGGGGGATCTGCGATTGCTGCTATTACCTCGTTGAAGAAGCGTGGCTGTACACAAATTAAAATGATGAACTTGATTGCGGCTCCAGAAGGTGTTGCTGCAGTTCAAGAAGCTCATCCAGATGTAGATATTTACGTAGCTGCGCTTGATGATCATTTGAATGAACATGGATATATCGTTCCGGGACTTGGCGATGCGGGAGACCGTTTGTACGGAACTAAGTAA
- the atpB gene encoding F0F1 ATP synthase subunit A, with amino-acid sequence MHEMPKIFVGGIPIDISAVLMLLISCTVVFVLVMLSVRKLSVENPSKLQNFMEWVVEFVEGVISSAMDLKKGKPYISLGLTLILFIFVSNLLGLPFSVVTEAHGPVTVFGHVIEATKNLAHGDHVEILWYKSPTADINITAGLAIIVFILMNFLGIKLNGKHYFKHYIEPFPIFLPLNIIENLAKPVALAIRLFANIFAGEVLITVILKLGILSIPFLAVWQGFSIFVGALQAFIFTILTMVYIAQMTIHEEEAH; translated from the coding sequence ATGCATGAGATGCCGAAAATCTTTGTCGGGGGAATACCGATAGATATATCAGCCGTATTGATGCTTCTGATCAGTTGTACAGTAGTATTTGTACTGGTGATGCTGTCGGTTCGTAAGCTTTCGGTTGAGAATCCATCTAAGCTTCAGAATTTTATGGAATGGGTTGTTGAATTTGTAGAGGGTGTCATTAGCAGTGCCATGGACCTGAAGAAAGGAAAACCTTACATATCTTTGGGGCTAACGTTGATTCTGTTTATCTTTGTTTCCAACCTTCTTGGATTGCCTTTCTCAGTTGTAACTGAAGCACATGGACCTGTAACTGTGTTTGGCCATGTGATTGAAGCAACCAAGAACTTGGCGCATGGTGATCATGTTGAGATCTTATGGTACAAGTCGCCGACTGCTGACATTAATATCACTGCAGGATTGGCAATTATTGTGTTTATACTGATGAACTTCCTGGGCATTAAGCTCAATGGAAAGCATTATTTCAAACACTATATTGAGCCGTTTCCAATCTTTTTGCCACTGAACATTATCGAGAACTTGGCAAAACCAGTAGCTTTGGCTATTCGTCTATTTGCTAACATTTTTGCCGGAGAAGTACTGATTACAGTCATTTTGAAACTGGGGATTCTCAGTATTCCGTTCCTGGCTGTATGGCAAGGCTTCAGTATTTTCGTCGGGGCACTACAGGCGTTTATCTTTACGATTCTGACGATGGTTTATATCGCACAGATGACGATTCACGAAGAAGAAGCACATTAA
- a CDS encoding AtpZ/AtpI family protein translates to MKEQNSSDSLLQTALIIGSAGTILAAYIVIGFFAARWLKDLMEGPKYWLAIGTITGMILGIMNVVLLIKKFLGEQNG, encoded by the coding sequence ATGAAAGAACAAAATAGCAGTGACAGCTTGTTACAGACCGCGCTTATCATTGGAAGTGCAGGCACTATACTCGCCGCTTACATTGTTATTGGTTTTTTTGCGGCAAGGTGGCTGAAAGACCTGATGGAGGGTCCGAAATATTGGCTCGCCATTGGCACAATAACCGGAATGATTCTGGGGATTATGAACGTCGTCCTGTTAATTAAAAAATTTTTGGGGGAGCAGAATGGATAA